AGGCGCGAACGGCGAGAAGGATCGGTCCCATGACGTTCCTCTTCCCCCGGCAGGCGGACTCGATGTCGCCCAGGGCGGCGCGGACCGCCGCGCCGTCCCGCCGCTTCCGGAGGACCGCGAGGCGCTTGCGTTGTTCCTTTTCCACCCGGGGATCGACCTTGAGGAGGTTGTCGGGCTTCCCTTCCTTCACGACGAAGTCGTTCACCCCCACGACGACCTGCTCCTTCCGCTCGACCTGCAGCTGGTACCGGTACGCCGCGTCCTGGATCTCCTTCTGGATGTAGCCGGAGTCGATCGCCGGAATGACGCCGCCCATCCGGTCGATCCGGTCGATGTACTCCCGCGCCTGCCGCTCGATCCCCGAGGTGAGAGCCTCGACGCACCAGGACCCGCCGAGGGGATCGACCGTTTCGGCCACCCCGCTCTCGTGGGCGATCAACTGCTGCGTCCGGAGGGCGATGCGCACCGACGCCTCCGAGGGAAGGGACAACGCCTCGTCGCGCGAGTTCGTGTGCAGCGATTGGGTGCCCCCGAGGACGGCCGAAAGCGCCTGGATCGTCACCCGGACGATGTTGTTGTCGGGCTGCTGCGCCGTGAGGGACGACCCGGCGGTCTGCGTGTGGAACCGGAGCATCCAGGACCGGGGATCCTTCGCCCCGAACCGCTCCCGCATGATCCCGGCCCACAGGCGCCGCGCGGCCCGAAACTTGGCGACCTCCTCGAGGAAGTTGTTGTGGGCGTTGAAGAAGAAGGCCAGGCGCGACGCGAAGGAGTCGACCGACAACCCGGCGTCGATCGCCGCCTGCACGTAGGCGATCCCGTTCGCAAGGGTGAAGGCGACCTCCTGCGCCGCCGTCGACCCCGCCTCGCGGATATGGTAGCCGGAGATGCTGATCGTGTTCCAACGGGGGACGGCGTCCATGCAGAAAGCGAAGATGTCGGTGATGATCCGCATCGAGGGGGCGGGCGGGAAGATGTACGTCCCCCGGGCGATGTACTCCTTCAGGATGTCGTTCTGGATGGTGCCGTTCAGCGCCGCGGCGGCCACGCCCTGCTTCTCGCCGACGGCGATGTACATCGCCAGCAGGATGGCGGCCGTCGAGTTGATCGTCATCGAGGTGGAGACCTTCCCGAGCGGGATCTTGTCGAACAGGACCTCCATGTCCTCGAGCGAGTCGATCGCCACACCGACCTTCCCGACCTC
The Deltaproteobacteria bacterium CG2_30_66_27 DNA segment above includes these coding regions:
- a CDS encoding methylmalonyl-CoA mutase; this encodes MARKNGKGGLREARERWERDFLAPVLTKARERRPRFESTSGEEVRRLYTPEHLASFDYLRDAGFPGEFPFTRGVQPTMYRGRFWTMRQYAGFGDAKESNRRYRYLLDNGQTGLSVAFDLPTQMGYDSDAAMSFGEVGKVGVAIDSLEDMEVLFDKIPLGKVSTSMTINSTAAILLAMYIAVGEKQGVAAAALNGTIQNDILKEYIARGTYIFPPAPSMRIITDIFAFCMDAVPRWNTISISGYHIREAGSTAAQEVAFTLANGIAYVQAAIDAGLSVDSFASRLAFFFNAHNNFLEEVAKFRAARRLWAGIMRERFGAKDPRSWMLRFHTQTAGSSLTAQQPDNNIVRVTIQALSAVLGGTQSLHTNSRDEALSLPSEASVRIALRTQQLIAHESGVAETVDPLGGSWCVEALTSGIERQAREYIDRIDRMGGVIPAIDSGYIQKEIQDAAYRYQLQVERKEQVVVGVNDFVVKEGKPDNLLKVDPRVEKEQRKRLAVLRKRRDGAAVRAALGDIESACRGKRNVMGPILLAVRAYATLGEISDVMRSVFGTYQGKVTV